From the Saimiri boliviensis isolate mSaiBol1 chromosome X, mSaiBol1.pri, whole genome shotgun sequence genome, one window contains:
- the WDR13 gene encoding WD repeat-containing protein 13 isoform X1 — protein sequence MAAVWQQVLAVDARYNAYRTPTFPQFRTQYIRRRSQLLRENAKAGHPPALRRQYLRLRGQLLGQRYGPLSEPGSARAYSNSIVRSSRTTLDRMEDFEDDPRALGARGHRRSVSRGSYQLQAQMNRAVYEDRPPGSVVPTSAAEASRAMAGDTSLSENYAFAGMYHVFDQHVDEAVPRVRFANDDRHRLACCSLDGSISLCQLVPAPPTVLRVLRGHTRGVSDFAWSLSNDILVSTSLDATMRIWASEDGRCIREIPDPDGAELLCCTFQPVNNNLTVVGNAKHNVHVMNISTGKKVKGGSSKLTGRVLALSFDAPGRLLWAGDDRGSIFSFLFDMATGKLTKAKRLVVHEGSPVTSISARSWVSREARDPSLLINACLNKLLLYRVVDNEGTLQLKRSFPIEQSSHPVRSIFCPLMSFRQGACVVTGSEDMCVHFFDVERAAKAAVNKLQGHSAPVLDVSFNCDESLLASSDASGMVIVWRREQK from the exons ATGGCCGCGGTGTGGCAGCAAGTCTTAGCAGTGGACGCGAG GTACAACGCGTACCGCACACCAACGTTTCCACAGTTTCGGACGCAGTATATCCGCCGGCGCAGCCAGCTGCTGCGGGAGAATGCCAAGGCTGGGCACCCCCCAGCACTGCGTCGGCAGTACCTGAGGCTTCGGGGGCAGCTGCTGGGCCAGCGCTACGGGCCCCTCTCCGAGCCAGGCAGTGCTCGTGCCTATAGCAACAGCATCGTCCGCAGTAGCCGCACTACCCTTGACCGCATGGAG GACTTTGAGGATGATCCTCGGGCCCTAGGGGCTCGTGGGCACCGCCGTTCTGTCAGCCGAGGCTCCTACCAGCTGCAAGCACAGATGAACCGTGCCGTCTATGAGGACAG GCCCCCTGGCAGCGTGGTGCCCACGTCAGCGGCAGAGGCAAGCCGGGCCATGGCCGGGGACACATCACTGAGCGAGAACTATGCCTTTGCAGGCATGTACCATGTTTTTGACCAGCACGTGGATGAAGCAG TTCCACGAGTACGCTTCGCCAATGATGACCGGCACCGCCTGGCCTGCTGCTCACTCGACGGCAGCATCTCCCTGTGCCAGCTGGTGCCCGCCCCGCCCACGGTGCTTCGTGTCCTACGGGGCCACACCCGTGGTGTCTCCGACTTCGCCTGGTCCCTCTCCAATGACATCCTCGTATCCACCTCACTTGATGCTACCATGCGCATCTGGGCCTCTGAAGATGGCCGCTGCATCCGGGAGATCCCTGACCCCGATGGTGCTGAACTGCTCTGCTGTACCTTCCAGCCTGTCAACAACAACCTCACCGTG GTGGGAAACGCCAAGCACAACGTGCATGTCATGAACATCTCCACGGGCAAGAAAGTGAAGGGGGGCTCCAGCAAGCTGACAGGCCGTGTCCTCGCTCTGTCCTTCGATGCCCCTGGCCGGCTGCTCTGGGCGGGTGATGACCGTGGCAgtatcttctccttcctcttcgaCATGGCCACGG GGAAGCTGACCAAAGCCAAGCGTCTGGTGGTGCATGAGGGGAGTCCTGTGACCAGCATCTCAGCCCGGTCCTGGGTCAGCCGTGAGGCCCGGGACCCCTCGCTGCTCATCAATGCTTGCCTCAACAAGTTGCTGCTCTACAG AGTGGTAGACAACGAGGGGACCCTGCAGCTGAAGAGAAGCTTCCCCATCGAGCAGAGCTCACACCCGGTGCGCAGCATCTTCTGTCCCCTCATGTCCTTCCGCCAGGGGGCCTGCGTGG TGACAGGCAGTGAGGACATGTGCGTGCACTTCTTTGATGTGGAACGGGCAGCCAAGGCTGCTGTCAACAAGCTGCAGGGCCACAGTGCGCCCGTGCTTGATGTCAGCTTCAACTGCGACGAGAGCCTACTGGCCTCCAGTGACGCCAGCGGCATGGTCATCGTCTGGAGGCGGGAGCAGAAATAG
- the WDR13 gene encoding WD repeat-containing protein 13 isoform X2: MAAVWQQVLAVDARYNAYRTPTFPQFRTQYIRRRSQLLRENAKAGHPPALRRQYLRLRGQLLGQRYGPLSEPGSARAYSNSIVRSSRTTLDRMEDFEDDPRALGARGHRRSVSRGSYQLQAQMNRAVYEDRPPGSVVPTSAAEASRAMAGDTSLSENYAFAGMYHVFDQHVDEAVPRVRFANDDRHRLACCSLDGSISLCQLVPAPPTVLRVLRGHTRGVSDFAWSLSNDILVSTSLDATMRIWASEDGRCIREIPDPDGAELLCCTFQPVNNNLTVVGNAKHNVHVMNISTGKKVKGGSSKLTGRVLALSFDAPGRLLWAGDDRGSIFSFLFDMATGKLTKAKRLVVHEGSPVTSISARSWVSREARDPSLLINACLNKLLLYRVVDNEGTLQLKRSFPIEQSSHPVRSIFCPLMSFRQGACVGTSHQGHPRRLPMASPSHPDSDRQ, translated from the exons ATGGCCGCGGTGTGGCAGCAAGTCTTAGCAGTGGACGCGAG GTACAACGCGTACCGCACACCAACGTTTCCACAGTTTCGGACGCAGTATATCCGCCGGCGCAGCCAGCTGCTGCGGGAGAATGCCAAGGCTGGGCACCCCCCAGCACTGCGTCGGCAGTACCTGAGGCTTCGGGGGCAGCTGCTGGGCCAGCGCTACGGGCCCCTCTCCGAGCCAGGCAGTGCTCGTGCCTATAGCAACAGCATCGTCCGCAGTAGCCGCACTACCCTTGACCGCATGGAG GACTTTGAGGATGATCCTCGGGCCCTAGGGGCTCGTGGGCACCGCCGTTCTGTCAGCCGAGGCTCCTACCAGCTGCAAGCACAGATGAACCGTGCCGTCTATGAGGACAG GCCCCCTGGCAGCGTGGTGCCCACGTCAGCGGCAGAGGCAAGCCGGGCCATGGCCGGGGACACATCACTGAGCGAGAACTATGCCTTTGCAGGCATGTACCATGTTTTTGACCAGCACGTGGATGAAGCAG TTCCACGAGTACGCTTCGCCAATGATGACCGGCACCGCCTGGCCTGCTGCTCACTCGACGGCAGCATCTCCCTGTGCCAGCTGGTGCCCGCCCCGCCCACGGTGCTTCGTGTCCTACGGGGCCACACCCGTGGTGTCTCCGACTTCGCCTGGTCCCTCTCCAATGACATCCTCGTATCCACCTCACTTGATGCTACCATGCGCATCTGGGCCTCTGAAGATGGCCGCTGCATCCGGGAGATCCCTGACCCCGATGGTGCTGAACTGCTCTGCTGTACCTTCCAGCCTGTCAACAACAACCTCACCGTG GTGGGAAACGCCAAGCACAACGTGCATGTCATGAACATCTCCACGGGCAAGAAAGTGAAGGGGGGCTCCAGCAAGCTGACAGGCCGTGTCCTCGCTCTGTCCTTCGATGCCCCTGGCCGGCTGCTCTGGGCGGGTGATGACCGTGGCAgtatcttctccttcctcttcgaCATGGCCACGG GGAAGCTGACCAAAGCCAAGCGTCTGGTGGTGCATGAGGGGAGTCCTGTGACCAGCATCTCAGCCCGGTCCTGGGTCAGCCGTGAGGCCCGGGACCCCTCGCTGCTCATCAATGCTTGCCTCAACAAGTTGCTGCTCTACAG AGTGGTAGACAACGAGGGGACCCTGCAGCTGAAGAGAAGCTTCCCCATCGAGCAGAGCTCACACCCGGTGCGCAGCATCTTCTGTCCCCTCATGTCCTTCCGCCAGGGGGCCTGCGTGG GGACTTCCCACCAGGGGCACCCCAGGCGCCTCCCGATGGCCTCTCCCTCTCACCCCGACAGTGACAGGCAGTGA